In one Poecilia reticulata strain Guanapo linkage group LG8, Guppy_female_1.0+MT, whole genome shotgun sequence genomic region, the following are encoded:
- the LOC103469304 gene encoding guanine nucleotide-binding protein G(I)/G(S)/G(O) subunit gamma-7-like, translated as MCSSSNSIIQAQKLVDQLQIEAGMERFKISLTAADLVQYCQEHRRSDPLLTGISASSNPFKDKKTCVLL; from the exons atgtgcagcagcagcaacagcatcATCCAGGCCCAAAAACTGGTGGATCAACTCCAAATTGAAGCAGGCATGGAAAGATTCAAG ATCTCCCTCACAGCAGCGGATTTAGTCCAATACTGTCAGGAACACAGACGCAGCGATCCTCTGCTCACCGGCATATCGGCTTCGTCCAACCCTTTCAAAGATAAGAAGACCTGTGTGCTACTCTGA